One window of the Thermodesulfomicrobium sp. WS genome contains the following:
- a CDS encoding IMP cyclohydrolase has translation MDILPVRRAILSVTDKSGLVDLARFLVDQGVELVSTGGTRRLLVTEGLPVRSVREVTGFPEILGGRVKTLHPAVHAGILADKDDPSHLAVLKDLGLAPFDVVCVNLYNFAQAVEQSLDDRRAIEQIDIGGPTMLRAAAKNFHSVCVLPSPRVYADFMAELATHGGVSLAFRRRMCVETFAATAAYDAMIAEYLQRA, from the coding sequence ATGGATATCTTGCCGGTGCGCCGGGCGATCTTGAGTGTGACGGATAAAAGCGGGCTGGTGGATCTGGCCCGGTTTTTGGTGGATCAGGGGGTGGAGTTGGTGTCCACCGGCGGGACCCGGCGGCTTTTGGTGACCGAGGGGCTGCCGGTGCGCTCGGTGCGCGAGGTCACGGGATTTCCGGAGATCCTGGGCGGCCGGGTGAAGACCCTGCACCCGGCGGTGCACGCCGGGATCTTGGCGGACAAGGACGACCCATCCCACCTGGCCGTGCTCAAGGACTTGGGCCTGGCCCCGTTTGATGTGGTGTGCGTCAATCTCTATAATTTCGCCCAGGCCGTGGAGCAGTCCTTGGACGATCGTCGGGCCATCGAACAGATCGACATCGGCGGCCCCACCATGCTGCGGGCGGCAGCCAAAAACTTCCATTCCGTGTGCGTGCTCCCCTCGCCGCGGGTATATGCGGACTTCATGGCCGAGCTCGCGACCCATGGCGGCGTCTCACTGGCCTTTCGTCGGCGCATGTGCGTGGAGACCTTTGCCGCCACCGCCGCCTACGACGCCATGATCGCCGAGTATTTGCAGCGCGCCTGA
- the hflX gene encoding GTPase HflX — MALLSADMGRQIGILISRKGIPEMVVVGDAHGLVIPELSRIRHAGSRLAGVRLLHTHLGDGLLSEEDLMDMVFLRLDAVTVVTVSAQGEPLQAQTAHLLPPGAAEGAYRVLAACRVEQHAVDLAAVVAGVEEELDRAGESIAASLSEERAVLVHVGPEPRAVAEASLAELAELCRTAGLDVAGRVVQRNPSINPRSILGKGKLAEVEVLALQREAGALVFDCELTATQQRNLCELTERKVLDRTQVILDIFAQRARSREGKLQVEMAQLKYTLPRLVKQNRALSRLTGGIGGRGPGETRLELDRRKIRDRIAAIRHELDAVRAHRRVTRSRRERSGLPVVSLVGYTNAGKSTLLNALTGSQVLAEDKLFATLDPTTRLLRVPRLRDVVLTDTVGFIRHLPEDLREAFMATLEELENADLLLHVADAASLELEEQMAAVEGILEDLHLQDTPRLLVLNKCDLLDATAKDNLVVRFPEAVPVSARFGHGLDALVERIVGHMERMHHSF, encoded by the coding sequence GTGGCGCTGCTTTCCGCGGACATGGGCCGGCAGATCGGCATTCTCATCTCCCGCAAAGGCATCCCGGAGATGGTGGTGGTGGGCGATGCCCACGGCCTCGTCATTCCGGAGCTCTCCCGCATCCGCCATGCCGGCTCCCGCCTGGCGGGGGTGCGTCTGCTCCATACGCATTTGGGGGACGGCCTGCTTTCCGAGGAAGACCTCATGGACATGGTCTTCCTGCGCCTCGACGCCGTCACCGTGGTGACGGTTTCGGCGCAAGGTGAGCCCCTCCAGGCCCAAACCGCGCATCTGCTTCCCCCTGGGGCGGCGGAAGGGGCCTACCGGGTGCTTGCGGCTTGCCGGGTGGAGCAGCACGCCGTGGACCTGGCGGCCGTCGTGGCCGGGGTGGAGGAAGAGCTGGATCGGGCAGGAGAAAGCATCGCCGCCAGCCTTTCCGAAGAGCGGGCCGTGCTGGTGCACGTGGGGCCGGAGCCCCGAGCCGTGGCGGAGGCCTCGTTGGCGGAGCTGGCGGAACTGTGCCGCACCGCGGGGCTTGATGTGGCGGGCCGGGTGGTGCAGCGCAATCCCTCCATCAATCCGCGCTCCATCCTCGGCAAAGGCAAACTCGCCGAGGTGGAGGTCCTCGCCTTGCAGCGCGAGGCTGGGGCCTTGGTGTTCGACTGCGAGCTCACCGCCACCCAGCAGCGCAATCTGTGCGAGCTCACCGAGCGCAAGGTGCTCGACCGCACACAGGTGATCCTCGATATCTTTGCCCAGCGCGCCAGAAGTCGTGAAGGCAAGCTCCAGGTGGAGATGGCCCAGCTCAAGTATACGCTTCCGCGGCTCGTCAAGCAGAACCGGGCGCTCAGCCGCCTTACCGGCGGTATCGGCGGCCGCGGTCCAGGAGAGACCCGCTTGGAGCTCGATCGCCGCAAGATTCGCGACCGCATCGCCGCCATTCGTCACGAATTGGACGCGGTTCGCGCCCACCGCCGCGTCACTCGCAGCCGCCGCGAACGCAGCGGCCTGCCTGTGGTCTCGCTGGTGGGATATACCAATGCCGGAAAGTCCACCCTGCTCAATGCCCTCACCGGCAGCCAAGTCCTGGCTGAAGACAAGCTTTTTGCCACCCTGGATCCCACCACCCGCCTGCTGCGCGTCCCGCGCCTGCGCGACGTGGTCCTCACAGACACGGTGGGATTCATCCGCCACTTGCCTGAGGACCTGCGCGAGGCCTTCATGGCCACCCTGGAAGAGCTGGAAAACGCAGACCTCCTCCTCCATGTGGCCGATGCCGCCAGCCTTGAACTGGAAGAACAGATGGCCGCCGTGGAGGGCATCCTGGAAGATCTCCACCTGCAGGACACCCCACGCCTCCTGGTGCTCAACAAGTGCGACCTCTTGGATGCCACGGCCAAGGATAACCTCGTGGTCCGCTTCCCGGAGGCCGTCCCCGTCTCCGCCCGCTTTGGCCACGGGCTCGACGCCTTGGTGGAGCGCATCGTCGGGCATATGGAACGAATGCATCATTCTTTTTGA
- a CDS encoding tetratricopeptide repeat protein encodes MSSHLDYEINKELGECYLFMGDYDKAESYYLKAAGSNGIHPDPYLGLATIAVHRGELDRALHLYERAESITSSDKSLTGIGLIAMEQGDLERAHEAYSKALGINPENLLALFGLVQTAHRLNRTADAVEYLQRYLEVDPAKVEVRYSLAGCLVACGRSAEAEEQLRHILDQDPSYAPALELLAQLV; translated from the coding sequence ATGAGTTCCCATCTGGATTACGAAATCAACAAGGAATTGGGTGAATGTTATTTGTTCATGGGGGATTACGACAAGGCAGAGTCGTATTACCTCAAGGCCGCCGGCAGTAACGGCATCCACCCGGATCCCTATCTGGGCCTGGCCACCATCGCGGTGCATCGCGGTGAGTTGGATCGGGCGCTGCACCTCTACGAGCGCGCCGAATCCATCACCTCTTCGGACAAGTCGCTCACCGGCATTGGGCTGATTGCCATGGAGCAAGGAGACCTGGAGCGGGCGCACGAGGCGTACTCCAAGGCCTTGGGTATCAATCCCGAGAATTTGCTCGCCCTCTTCGGGCTGGTACAGACCGCCCATCGCCTGAACCGCACGGCCGATGCGGTGGAGTACTTGCAGCGCTATCTGGAGGTGGATCCCGCCAAGGTGGAAGTGCGCTACTCCCTTGCCGGGTGTTTGGTGGCGTGCGGCCGCAGCGCCGAGGCCGAGGAGCAGCTCCGTCATATTTTGGACCAAGATCCCAGCTACGCGCCGGCATTGGAACTTTTGGCCCAGTTGGTGTAA
- a CDS encoding acyl-CoA dehydratase activase: MAEIVALGIDVGSRSMELVALDAQAAVVDSARLPTTFHPVAQLAALLAGRTAPMVTATGYGRELVAQVVPAAVATITEITAYALGAAVCAPKARTILDIGGQDTKAIRLDAAGQVLKFEMNDRCAAGTGKFLEHMATVFQIPVEEFGVFALGGQEGVRINAMCTVFAETEATSLMAQGHRPEDIALALHASVCQRTASMLGRVGLTPPLLFAGGVARNPCMVRLVEKFTGVSPIIPKDPDTVGALGAAHHAWRRWASSARSAS; this comes from the coding sequence GTGGCTGAGATCGTCGCCCTGGGTATCGACGTGGGCTCCCGCTCCATGGAGTTGGTGGCCCTCGATGCCCAGGCCGCGGTGGTGGACAGCGCGCGCCTGCCCACCACCTTCCATCCGGTGGCCCAGCTTGCGGCCCTGCTGGCCGGCCGCACTGCCCCCATGGTGACGGCCACCGGTTATGGCCGGGAGTTGGTGGCCCAGGTGGTGCCCGCTGCGGTCGCCACCATCACCGAGATCACGGCCTACGCCCTGGGGGCGGCGGTGTGCGCCCCGAAGGCGCGCACCATCCTCGATATCGGCGGTCAGGACACCAAGGCCATCCGCCTGGATGCGGCGGGGCAGGTGCTCAAGTTCGAGATGAACGACCGCTGCGCCGCGGGCACCGGGAAGTTTTTGGAGCACATGGCCACGGTCTTTCAGATTCCGGTGGAGGAGTTCGGCGTCTTTGCCCTGGGCGGTCAGGAGGGGGTGCGCATCAACGCCATGTGCACGGTGTTTGCCGAGACCGAGGCCACGTCCCTCATGGCTCAGGGGCACCGGCCTGAAGACATCGCCTTGGCCCTGCACGCCTCGGTGTGCCAGCGCACCGCCTCCATGCTCGGCCGGGTGGGGCTGACCCCGCCGCTGCTCTTTGCCGGCGGCGTGGCCCGCAACCCGTGCATGGTGCGTCTGGTGGAGAAGTTCACCGGGGTTTCCCCCATCATTCCCAAGGACCCGGACACGGTGGGCGCCTTGGGCGCTGCCCATCACGCCTGGAGGCGCTGGGCCTCGTCGGCGCGGTCCGCGTCGTGA
- a CDS encoding double-cubane-cluster-containing anaerobic reductase: MQHDAYRAMWERLDLDLPAHDGLLQVLGKFYGDIYMSQQGRLQGMEYLDFVLSEVHGLRIQELQEAKAQGRKVIGTFCVFVPEEITLAAGAIHVGLCAGAEAGTELAEQLVPRNTCALIKSFIGFKLARLCPFTQSCDLVVGETTCDGKKKAYEAFAEHVPMLVLEVPQQKQSCDRELWKAEVLRYKAEVEALTGQTITAQSLAAAIRTVNARRRVLQRLGALRAASPAPISGRDALLINQVSFYDDPVRFAGAISTLCDQMEARVAAGEGVAPADTPRLVLSGCPMAVPNWKLPYVVESAGAVIVGEESCIGTRNTRDLVDESGTTVEEMIDAIVDRYLRIDCACFTPNSERMDNVVDLARAQKADGVLQYTLLFCQPYGHESMKLARRLEAEGIPSLAIETDYSMEDVEQLKTRVEAFVEMLRSRRG; encoded by the coding sequence ATGCAACACGACGCGTATCGCGCCATGTGGGAACGCTTGGATCTTGACCTGCCGGCCCATGACGGCCTCTTGCAGGTGCTCGGCAAATTTTACGGCGATATCTACATGTCCCAGCAGGGCCGGCTGCAGGGCATGGAGTATCTGGATTTCGTCCTCTCCGAGGTCCACGGCCTGCGTATTCAAGAGCTCCAGGAGGCCAAGGCCCAGGGCCGTAAGGTCATCGGTACGTTCTGTGTTTTTGTGCCGGAGGAGATCACCCTGGCCGCGGGGGCCATTCATGTGGGACTGTGCGCTGGGGCCGAGGCTGGCACGGAGCTGGCCGAGCAGCTTGTGCCGCGCAATACCTGCGCGCTCATCAAGAGCTTCATCGGCTTCAAGCTCGCCAGACTCTGCCCGTTTACCCAGAGCTGTGACCTGGTGGTGGGCGAGACCACCTGCGATGGCAAGAAAAAGGCCTATGAGGCCTTTGCCGAGCACGTGCCCATGCTGGTGTTGGAAGTGCCGCAGCAAAAGCAGTCCTGTGATCGCGAGCTGTGGAAGGCCGAGGTGCTGCGCTACAAGGCCGAGGTGGAGGCCCTTACCGGCCAGACCATCACCGCCCAGTCTTTGGCCGCGGCCATCCGTACAGTCAACGCCCGGCGCCGGGTGCTGCAGCGGCTGGGCGCCTTGCGGGCGGCCAGTCCTGCTCCCATCTCCGGCCGCGACGCCCTGCTCATCAACCAGGTGAGCTTTTACGACGACCCGGTGCGCTTTGCCGGCGCCATCAGCACCCTTTGCGACCAGATGGAGGCGCGGGTGGCTGCGGGCGAGGGCGTGGCGCCGGCAGATACTCCGCGGCTTGTGCTCTCCGGCTGCCCCATGGCGGTGCCCAATTGGAAGCTCCCGTACGTGGTGGAGAGCGCCGGCGCGGTCATCGTGGGCGAGGAGTCGTGCATCGGCACCCGCAACACCCGTGACCTGGTGGATGAGTCCGGGACCACGGTGGAGGAGATGATCGACGCCATCGTGGACCGCTACCTGCGCATCGACTGCGCCTGTTTTACGCCCAATAGCGAGCGCATGGACAACGTGGTGGATTTGGCCCGGGCCCAGAAGGCCGACGGCGTGCTCCAGTATACGCTGCTTTTCTGCCAGCCTTACGGCCATGAATCCATGAAGCTTGCCCGGCGTCTGGAGGCCGAGGGCATCCCGAGCCTTGCCATCGAGACCGATTACTCCATGGAGGACGTGGAGCAGCTCAAGACCCGGGTGGAGGCTTTTGTGGAAATGCTGCGGAGCCGCCGTGGCTGA
- the flgB gene encoding flagellar basal body rod protein FlgB, producing the protein MKTLFPRHLEVSAAVMDLQLERQNLVSSNIANLNTPGYQPRRLEFEKALQAALDLDDTYRLARTRTGHAPSPFRPGEIGSVLRELQPRVVPGTDGVNLDTEMALMTKNALSYTTLATVLQKGYAGIQKIIQEGGK; encoded by the coding sequence ATGAAAACACTGTTCCCCCGCCATCTTGAGGTCAGCGCCGCGGTCATGGACCTGCAGCTCGAACGTCAAAATCTCGTCAGTTCCAATATCGCCAACCTCAACACGCCAGGCTACCAGCCGCGGCGGCTTGAGTTTGAAAAAGCGCTCCAGGCCGCGCTCGACCTGGACGACACCTACCGCCTGGCCCGCACTCGGACGGGACACGCTCCCAGCCCCTTCCGGCCCGGCGAGATCGGCAGCGTCCTGCGGGAACTCCAGCCCCGCGTGGTGCCTGGGACCGATGGCGTCAATTTGGACACGGAAATGGCCCTCATGACCAAAAACGCCCTGTCCTACACGACGTTGGCCACAGTGCTCCAAAAGGGCTACGCAGGCATCCAGAAAATCATCCAGGAAGGAGGCAAGTAA